The following are encoded together in the Methanosarcina flavescens genome:
- a CDS encoding S16 family serine protease has product MKSKLLAFLLAVSLIANAYFVLFEEQPSFDEEQIQEMQDRINFLETENENLEAQLNQSNQSLQSYASQLESYRGRIFELENSSQMCPAGIEGFAILQGPAVFQKVELERSGPFIRESISEEGALLDISVEIRPGKGRVLVQTVPLTGVGFQDAANTAVFVAESQTGHQLSSSDVIFSVTAEEDIPGGVDGPSAGALMTLLAISAVDNNTRLNDSITLTGTIDSEGNIGEVGGILEKAKAAEAGGKTLFLIPRENSQLVIYKLVERNFGGFIITEREAEIVDAEEYIEEKVGIDVEYVDTIDDVLRYQR; this is encoded by the coding sequence ATGAAGTCCAAACTTCTTGCTTTTTTACTTGCCGTTTCGCTTATTGCAAACGCTTACTTTGTCCTGTTTGAGGAACAGCCTTCCTTTGATGAAGAGCAAATCCAGGAAATGCAGGATCGCATAAATTTCCTTGAGACTGAAAATGAAAACCTTGAGGCGCAGCTAAATCAGAGTAATCAGTCGCTTCAGTCTTATGCTTCTCAGTTGGAATCCTATCGTGGGAGAATCTTTGAGCTTGAGAACAGTTCTCAAATGTGTCCTGCAGGAATTGAAGGTTTTGCTATCCTTCAGGGACCTGCGGTTTTCCAGAAAGTTGAACTGGAGAGGTCTGGCCCCTTTATCAGGGAAAGTATTTCTGAGGAAGGTGCTTTACTTGATATATCGGTTGAGATTAGACCAGGAAAAGGCCGCGTACTTGTTCAAACAGTTCCTCTAACCGGTGTAGGCTTCCAGGATGCGGCAAACACTGCTGTCTTCGTAGCCGAGAGTCAAACCGGACATCAGCTTTCAAGCAGTGATGTTATTTTTAGTGTAACTGCTGAAGAAGATATTCCCGGAGGGGTCGATGGTCCAAGTGCAGGCGCTCTAATGACCCTCCTTGCAATTTCCGCAGTCGATAATAATACCAGGCTAAATGATAGCATTACTCTAACAGGTACCATTGATAGTGAAGGCAATATAGGAGAGGTCGGTGGCATTCTCGAAAAAGCCAAGGCTGCAGAAGCAGGAGGCAAAACACTCTTCCTCATTCCCAGGGAAAATAGTCAACTTGTTATTTACAAGCTGGTAGAAAGAAACTTTGGCGGCTTTATAATTACTGAAAGGGAGGCAGAGATCGTAGACGCCGAGGAGTATATAGAAGAAAAGGTGGGAATCGATGTCGAATACGTAGATACGATAGATGATGTACTGAGGTATCAGAGATAA
- a CDS encoding metallophosphoesterase, with translation MSPEIIPIIEEPALIVSNTETSLVVADIHLGIEWDLYRSGINLPSQMEGRLDRILSYIHANSPDRIILLGDIKHNVPQVSWQEKDEIPRFLETLAKHTHVDIFPGNHDGGIELLFNRQKDIRVHSARGAVLDGVGYFHGHTWPDPELLSASHIIVAHNHPTVRFTDAFGYSITEPAWIRTKFNADVLTSRFGNLDFEDTAQWGDPELFIMPAFNELCGGVPFNESTLEDLLGPAFSSGGIELEASEVYLLDGTRLGLLRNIRKLQHTRVRTRTPGRSYKNSKKPV, from the coding sequence ATGTCACCAGAAATCATACCTATTATTGAAGAGCCTGCTCTCATTGTATCCAATACCGAAACTTCACTGGTAGTTGCCGACATCCACCTGGGGATAGAATGGGACCTTTACAGGAGCGGGATCAATTTGCCCAGCCAGATGGAAGGACGGCTGGACAGGATTCTGAGCTATATTCATGCAAATTCCCCCGACCGGATAATACTTCTTGGGGATATAAAGCACAATGTTCCTCAAGTTTCCTGGCAGGAGAAAGATGAAATTCCTCGCTTTCTTGAGACGCTTGCAAAACATACACATGTGGATATCTTCCCTGGAAACCATGACGGAGGGATCGAACTTCTTTTTAACAGACAAAAGGATATCAGGGTTCATTCCGCACGCGGGGCGGTTCTCGACGGAGTAGGATATTTTCACGGGCATACCTGGCCTGATCCTGAACTGCTAAGTGCCTCTCATATAATTGTCGCCCATAACCATCCTACAGTTCGCTTTACGGATGCTTTCGGCTATTCCATAACTGAGCCTGCCTGGATCAGGACAAAATTCAATGCAGATGTTCTGACGAGTCGATTCGGAAACCTCGATTTTGAAGACACTGCACAATGGGGCGACCCTGAACTATTCATAATGCCGGCTTTTAATGAATTATGTGGAGGCGTGCCTTTTAACGAATCCACTCTGGAAGATCTCCTGGGCCCTGCTTTTTCCTCAGGCGGGATCGAACTTGAGGCTTCAGAAGTGTATTTGCTTGATGGGACAAGACTAGGACTGCTCAGGAATATTCGGAAACTGCAACATACAAGGGTTCGAACCAGGACGCCGGGCAGGAGCTATAAGAACTCTAAAAAACCCGTCTGA